A genomic region of Desulfosarcina ovata subsp. ovata contains the following coding sequences:
- a CDS encoding hybrid sensor histidine kinase/response regulator, which produces MSIQDDETLQMYLEESIEHLADIESDLLAIEEAGADIDEDLVNKVYRAAHSIKGGAGFMGLTTIKDLTHEMENILGKIRSREMVPTLEIINILLGASDTLKDLMNDVFTSNDVDISHHTEALQAIAEGRPVAAAPAAPAAPPIAETAVDPPATAETADTPAADSQTVSIATADNSASVEADPELVNALMDEGKFVYLVMIDLAGDVVAKGKSVEAVIEDMEQTGTLIASSTDLDALKGMPPENGEAAEPLIVLFATILKPEDINVLFEIPDHQIHQVLSDLTTQSLGTPVAEPEPEPEPVAIPEKPAAVASAQTPPPAAAPTPPAGSPKKAPAKKVETDTSLRVHVSLLDQLMTLAGELVLSRNQLLQSMSSEDHRGAEIAGQRIDLITSELQEAIMLTRMQSIGNVFNKFPRVVRDLSQTLGKRVDLHLEGKDVELDKTIIEAIGDPLTHLVRNAVDHGIETPDVRQRAGKAPEGKIYLKAYHEAGQVNIEIADDGKGLDGHVLTQKALEKGLISEDQAKVMSDKERINLIFLPGFSTAEKITDVSGRGVGMDVVKTNLDKLGGIIDIDSEQGKGSTIRIKLPLTLAIIPCQIVMTGLERYAIPQVNLEELLRISANQVKDRIERVGDAEVVRLRGNLLPLIKLSEVIETKSVFIDPETGKKRLDRRQSLADRRSKESPMEAAGEKSGDAEPASEHDDDRRLEDRRFHAASALNIVVVSTGAMKYGLVVDELHDSEEIVVKPLGRDLKKCKGYAGATIMGDGRVALILDVANLAQMAGLTSIEGSARAAEVAEENRRAILEQKDRQSLLVFRSAEDEQFAAPLNMVERIEKIKSTDIETVGGKRIIRYRGGSLPLFSVDEVAMVQPLADVDDLLVIVFILNGKEIGLLAIGPVDAVELSLDVDGQTLKQAGIMGSAIINDHTTLMIDVYEIVQTLSPEWFEVMEVATNDQGEAAKILFAEDSNFFRSQVKSYMEDEGYTVIEAEDGAIAWDLLQEHADEISLVVTDIEMPNMNGFELTQRIKESNAFSHLPVIALTTLAGEEDIEKGRKVGISDYQIKLDREKLIRSIYGFLSNM; this is translated from the coding sequence ATGTCCATTCAAGACGACGAAACTTTACAGATGTATCTGGAGGAATCGATTGAGCACCTGGCGGATATCGAGAGCGATCTGCTGGCCATCGAAGAGGCCGGGGCCGACATCGATGAAGATCTCGTCAACAAGGTATACCGGGCCGCACACTCGATTAAGGGCGGTGCGGGATTCATGGGCCTGACCACGATCAAGGATTTGACCCATGAAATGGAAAACATTCTGGGCAAAATCAGAAGTCGGGAGATGGTGCCGACGTTGGAAATCATCAATATCCTGCTGGGCGCATCGGACACCCTCAAAGACCTCATGAACGATGTCTTCACCAGCAATGACGTGGATATTTCCCATCACACGGAGGCGCTTCAGGCCATTGCCGAAGGCCGTCCGGTTGCAGCAGCGCCTGCGGCACCGGCAGCACCGCCGATAGCCGAAACCGCCGTTGATCCGCCGGCCACTGCGGAAACCGCGGACACGCCAGCTGCCGACAGCCAGACCGTTTCCATCGCCACGGCGGATAACAGCGCTTCGGTCGAGGCGGACCCGGAACTGGTCAATGCGTTGATGGACGAGGGCAAATTCGTCTATCTGGTAATGATCGATCTGGCAGGCGATGTGGTGGCCAAGGGAAAATCCGTTGAAGCGGTGATCGAGGACATGGAGCAAACCGGCACCCTGATCGCCAGCAGCACCGATCTCGATGCGCTGAAAGGCATGCCGCCCGAAAATGGCGAGGCGGCAGAGCCGCTGATCGTTTTGTTTGCCACCATCCTGAAGCCGGAAGATATCAACGTCCTGTTCGAAATCCCCGATCATCAGATCCATCAGGTTCTGTCAGACCTGACCACCCAATCCCTGGGCACACCGGTGGCCGAACCAGAACCGGAACCCGAACCGGTCGCCATTCCGGAAAAACCCGCGGCCGTTGCCAGTGCGCAAACACCGCCACCCGCAGCCGCCCCAACGCCACCTGCGGGTAGCCCGAAAAAGGCACCGGCAAAAAAAGTGGAGACCGACACCAGCCTGCGTGTCCATGTGAGCCTGCTGGACCAGTTGATGACCCTGGCCGGGGAACTGGTCCTCAGCCGCAACCAGCTCTTGCAGTCCATGAGTTCGGAAGATCACCGGGGGGCCGAAATCGCCGGTCAGCGCATCGACCTGATTACCTCGGAGTTGCAGGAAGCCATCATGCTCACCCGCATGCAGTCCATCGGAAATGTCTTCAACAAGTTCCCGCGCGTGGTGCGTGATCTTTCCCAGACGCTGGGAAAGAGGGTCGATCTGCATCTGGAAGGCAAAGACGTTGAACTGGATAAAACCATCATCGAGGCCATCGGCGACCCCTTGACCCATCTGGTACGCAATGCCGTCGACCATGGTATCGAAACCCCCGATGTGCGACAACGCGCCGGCAAGGCCCCAGAGGGAAAGATCTATCTCAAGGCCTACCACGAAGCCGGTCAGGTCAACATCGAAATTGCTGACGACGGTAAAGGCCTGGACGGCCATGTGCTGACCCAGAAAGCCCTGGAAAAGGGACTGATCTCCGAGGACCAGGCCAAGGTGATGTCCGATAAAGAGCGCATCAACCTGATCTTTTTGCCCGGCTTTTCCACAGCGGAAAAGATCACTGACGTCTCCGGCCGCGGCGTGGGCATGGATGTGGTTAAAACCAACCTGGACAAACTCGGTGGGATCATCGATATCGATTCCGAACAAGGTAAGGGGTCGACCATCCGGATCAAGCTGCCCCTGACCCTGGCGATCATTCCCTGCCAAATCGTCATGACCGGTCTTGAACGCTACGCCATCCCCCAGGTCAACCTGGAGGAGTTGCTGCGCATCTCCGCCAATCAGGTGAAGGACCGTATCGAGCGGGTGGGCGACGCGGAAGTGGTCCGTCTGCGGGGCAATCTCCTGCCGCTGATCAAATTATCCGAGGTGATCGAAACGAAATCCGTGTTCATTGATCCGGAAACCGGGAAAAAACGGTTGGATCGTCGCCAGTCACTGGCCGACCGACGGTCGAAAGAAAGTCCCATGGAAGCCGCCGGAGAAAAATCCGGCGACGCCGAGCCAGCATCCGAACACGACGACGACCGGCGTTTGGAAGACCGTCGTTTTCACGCCGCCAGTGCGTTGAATATTGTGGTGGTCTCCACCGGCGCCATGAAATACGGCCTGGTGGTGGACGAACTTCACGATTCCGAAGAGATCGTGGTCAAGCCGCTGGGCCGGGATCTTAAAAAATGCAAGGGCTACGCCGGCGCAACGATTATGGGCGATGGCCGGGTCGCCTTGATTCTGGATGTGGCCAACCTGGCCCAAATGGCCGGGCTCACCTCCATCGAAGGCTCTGCGCGGGCCGCCGAAGTGGCCGAAGAAAACCGGCGGGCAATTCTCGAACAGAAGGATCGCCAGAGTCTGCTGGTCTTCCGCAGTGCCGAAGACGAACAGTTTGCCGCCCCGCTCAACATGGTGGAACGTATCGAGAAGATCAAATCCACCGACATCGAAACCGTCGGTGGAAAACGGATTATCCGCTACCGGGGCGGCAGCCTGCCTCTCTTCTCTGTGGATGAGGTCGCCATGGTCCAACCCCTTGCCGACGTCGATGATCTTCTGGTCATCGTCTTTATTTTGAACGGCAAGGAGATCGGCCTGTTGGCCATTGGACCGGTAGACGCCGTCGAACTCTCGCTGGATGTGGATGGACAGACATTGAAGCAGGCCGGCATCATGGGGTCCGCCATTATCAACGACCACACGACCCTGATGATCGACGTCTATGAAATCGTCCAGACGCTGAGTCCGGAATGGTTTGAAGTCATGGAGGTGGCCACCAACGACCAGGGCGAGGCCGCCAAGATCCTTTTTGCCGAGGATTCGAACTTCTTCCGCAGTCAGGTAAAAAGCTATATGGAGGATGAAGGCTACACCGTCATCGAAGCCGAAGACGGGGCCATTGCCTGGGATCTGTTGCAGGAGCATGCCGACGAAATCTCGCTGGTGGTGACCGATATCGAGATGCCCAACATGAACGGTTTCGAGCTGACCCAACGCATCAAAGAGAGCAACGCCTTTTCCCATCTTCCGGTCATCGCGCTGACGACCCTTGCCGGCGAGGAGGACATCGAAAAAGGCCGCAAGGTGGGGATTAGTGACTACCAGATCAAACTGGACCGGGAAAAACTGATTCGCAGCATTTACGGATTTCTGAGCAACATGTAG
- a CDS encoding chemotaxis protein CheW: MAKSEEKKMTRRTVEMATFYVGKALCGMDILNVQEINKLMDMTTVPQAPDYVMGILNLRGQIVTIIDLGKKLNLGATDVSEMSRNIIVNAKGEYIGLLVTRISDVVEADWDKVESPPANIGGVQGKFFKGVFKTKDRLIGILDVDKVLENEK; encoded by the coding sequence ATGGCAAAATCGGAAGAAAAAAAAATGACCCGTCGAACCGTCGAAATGGCCACTTTTTATGTGGGTAAGGCCCTTTGTGGAATGGACATTCTGAATGTCCAGGAGATCAACAAACTGATGGACATGACCACGGTTCCCCAGGCTCCGGACTATGTTATGGGAATTCTCAATCTGCGCGGTCAGATTGTAACCATCATCGATCTGGGGAAAAAGCTCAATCTTGGCGCCACCGACGTGAGTGAGATGAGCCGCAATATCATCGTCAACGCCAAGGGCGAATATATCGGTCTGCTGGTTACCCGGATCAGCGATGTGGTCGAGGCGGACTGGGATAAGGTGGAATCACCACCGGCAAACATCGGCGGTGTTCAAGGCAAGTTTTTCAAGGGTGTTTTCAAGACCAAAGACCGTCTGATCGGCATTCTTGACGTGGACAAAGTGCTGGAAAACGAGAAGTAA
- a CDS encoding protein-glutamate methylesterase/protein-glutamine glutaminase — MNSNKPLRVLVVDDTVLYRKIVSDVLAAIPGVELVGTAHNGKAAISKLASLKPDLLTLDIEMPEMNGLEVLGHIQQHAPHIGAIMLSTLTQEGGAMTMKALELGAFDFIPKPQSGTMAENRKKVADAIVPMLHAFRRRSKVMGVTRSIARPGKPAATALPRKAAPTTRRRLLSSANRSRSEIIAIGISTGGPNALAKMLPMIPKDIGVPIVIVQHMPPMFTQSLANSLSGKCKITVREAKQGEPILPNTALIAPGGKQMKIVAGADGKSRVVKITDDPPENSCKPSVDYLFRSVADHYVGRATGVIMTGMGSDGTQGLKLMKQNGASIIAQDEATCVVFGMPKEAAETGLADAVLPLHQIADAIVKTVRIG, encoded by the coding sequence ATGAATAGCAACAAACCGCTACGCGTGTTGGTTGTCGACGACACGGTCCTGTACCGCAAAATCGTCAGTGACGTTCTGGCCGCCATTCCCGGCGTGGAGCTGGTGGGCACGGCCCACAACGGAAAAGCCGCCATCAGCAAGCTGGCCAGCCTGAAGCCGGACCTGCTCACGCTGGATATTGAAATGCCGGAGATGAACGGACTCGAGGTGCTGGGACATATCCAGCAGCATGCTCCGCACATCGGTGCCATCATGCTCAGCACCCTTACCCAGGAAGGCGGGGCCATGACCATGAAGGCGCTGGAGCTGGGTGCCTTTGATTTCATTCCCAAACCCCAGTCCGGTACCATGGCGGAAAACCGGAAAAAAGTGGCTGATGCCATTGTGCCCATGCTTCACGCCTTCCGGCGACGTTCGAAAGTTATGGGAGTGACCCGATCGATTGCCCGTCCGGGCAAACCGGCGGCGACCGCTTTGCCACGCAAAGCCGCACCAACGACGCGCCGGCGCTTGCTGTCATCCGCGAATCGATCCCGGTCGGAAATCATCGCCATCGGGATTTCCACCGGCGGTCCCAACGCCCTGGCCAAAATGCTGCCCATGATTCCCAAAGATATTGGCGTGCCCATCGTCATCGTCCAGCACATGCCCCCCATGTTTACCCAGTCGCTGGCCAACAGCCTTTCGGGAAAGTGCAAAATCACCGTGCGGGAGGCCAAGCAGGGGGAGCCGATCCTGCCCAACACGGCGCTGATCGCACCCGGCGGAAAACAGATGAAAATCGTGGCCGGTGCCGACGGGAAATCGCGGGTGGTCAAGATTACCGACGATCCGCCCGAAAACAGCTGTAAACCCAGCGTCGACTATCTCTTTCGCTCTGTGGCGGACCATTATGTAGGACGGGCGACCGGTGTCATCATGACCGGTATGGGGTCCGACGGCACGCAGGGTCTGAAATTGATGAAGCAGAACGGCGCCTCGATTATCGCCCAAGATGAAGCCACCTGTGTGGTTTTCGGCATGCCCAAGGAAGCGGCGGAAACCGGTCTTGCCGATGCCGTACTGCCCTTACACCAGATTGCCGACGCTATTGTCAAAACGGTCCGTATCGGATAG
- a CDS encoding CheR family methyltransferase translates to MLKIKPEEIKVLSSYIYNVSGISIDASKAYLLETRFGKLLEEEGCKSYTELYHKAKSDARKTLEKKIINAITTNETLFFRDTSPFDLLKFKILPELVDARSAKGTRPGAANLKIWSSACSTGQEVYSIAIVIKELFGNGTGPKVSLVGTDLSDAAVSQASAGSYNKFEIERGLPREKLQRYFTMAGSNWKIKDEIRAMATFRRMNLMQPFVGVGKFDIIFCRNVAIYFTLPDRKKLFNKIADALEPDGYLLIGSTESLTGVCPRFVPKRHLRSVYYQLS, encoded by the coding sequence ATGCTAAAAATCAAACCGGAAGAAATTAAAGTTCTCTCCAGCTATATCTACAATGTATCGGGCATCAGCATCGATGCCTCCAAAGCCTATCTTCTGGAGACCCGGTTTGGAAAGCTTTTGGAAGAGGAAGGATGCAAATCCTATACGGAGCTCTACCACAAGGCCAAATCAGATGCCCGCAAAACACTGGAAAAAAAAATTATCAATGCCATTACCACGAACGAGACTCTGTTTTTTCGGGACACCAGCCCGTTTGATCTGCTGAAATTCAAAATCCTGCCGGAACTGGTGGACGCCAGATCCGCGAAAGGCACCCGGCCTGGCGCTGCCAATCTTAAGATCTGGAGCAGTGCCTGCTCCACCGGACAGGAAGTTTACAGCATCGCCATCGTCATCAAAGAGCTTTTCGGTAACGGAACCGGTCCCAAAGTCTCCCTCGTCGGCACGGACCTTTCCGATGCCGCCGTCTCCCAGGCCAGTGCCGGCAGCTACAACAAATTTGAAATTGAACGGGGGCTTCCCAGGGAAAAACTGCAGCGCTATTTCACCATGGCGGGCAGCAACTGGAAAATCAAGGACGAGATTCGTGCCATGGCCACGTTCCGTCGCATGAACCTGATGCAACCATTTGTGGGCGTGGGCAAATTTGATATTATTTTCTGCCGCAACGTGGCGATCTACTTCACACTGCCGGATCGAAAAAAACTGTTCAATAAAATTGCCGACGCACTGGAGCCCGACGGGTACCTGCTTATCGGATCCACCGAGTCACTGACCGGTGTCTGCCCGCGATTTGTTCCCAAACGTCATTTGCGATCGGTCTACTATCAACTCAGTTGA
- a CDS encoding response regulator codes for MSNLKILVVDDDPVTRSLFTKRLEAAEYTVHTAENGLVAVEKIGQQFYDVVLTDLMMPGGVDGIGVLEASKQNNIKTEVILITAHASVNNAIEAMKKGAVDYLQKPINFDELFLRLDKIHNLKMLVKNASDLREAMDVTEKTSAETIQDLEITVAELKQRMDAIKAALMKADVDAATRIRLAIEALSK; via the coding sequence ATGTCAAACCTAAAAATTCTTGTGGTCGATGACGATCCGGTTACCCGCAGCCTTTTTACCAAACGTCTGGAGGCGGCGGAATACACTGTCCATACGGCCGAAAACGGCCTCGTGGCCGTCGAAAAGATCGGGCAGCAATTTTACGATGTGGTGCTCACCGATCTGATGATGCCCGGCGGTGTGGACGGCATCGGCGTTTTGGAAGCATCCAAACAGAACAACATAAAAACCGAGGTTATCCTGATCACCGCCCACGCCTCGGTCAACAATGCCATTGAGGCCATGAAAAAAGGTGCTGTGGATTACCTGCAGAAACCCATCAACTTTGATGAGCTTTTCCTGCGTCTGGACAAAATCCACAACCTGAAAATGCTCGTCAAGAATGCCAGCGATCTTCGAGAGGCCATGGACGTGACCGAAAAGACCTCTGCGGAAACCATTCAGGATCTTGAAATCACAGTGGCCGAATTAAAGCAGCGCATGGATGCGATCAAAGCAGCACTGATGAAAGCCGACGTGGATGCGGCGACCCGTATCCGTCTGGCGATCGAGGCCCTGTCCAAATAG
- a CDS encoding mechanosensitive ion channel family protein — MESVTRYLDWLISFFGTEASLSKSAASAALTILAGTIFWFIAKRILTLLENNADLLKRIQVKRELFAVLRKITGIVLIWMVGVIWIRLFHITAVEKMFHAVLIVIAATPIKSLLLIVLGYLEQNLAARTETNLDNIVIDLLNKFSGAIVYATAVVIALDVMGVNVMPFIAGAGVMGVAVGFAAKDTLSNLIAGILLIIDRPFEIGDRIEVWSAPAGSATWGDVIDIGLRATRIKTTDNIVVIIPNNEIMTRDIVNYTILSSSIRVRVNIGIAYDADIAKAKQLIIRAAQTADWILAHPAPKVVVRNFGDSSVGLQLRVWIQDARKRMDTISHVTDTVKTVFDQNGIEIPYPKRDITIVRHPPVPSRPKKDTPAP, encoded by the coding sequence ATGGAATCCGTTACCCGCTATCTGGACTGGCTGATTTCGTTTTTCGGAACCGAAGCGTCCCTGTCTAAAAGTGCCGCCAGCGCCGCGTTAACGATTCTGGCCGGTACGATCTTCTGGTTTATCGCCAAGCGCATCCTGACCCTTTTGGAAAACAACGCCGATCTGCTGAAACGCATTCAGGTAAAACGGGAACTGTTTGCCGTTTTACGCAAAATCACCGGCATTGTTCTGATCTGGATGGTGGGGGTGATCTGGATCCGGCTGTTCCACATCACGGCCGTTGAAAAAATGTTCCACGCGGTCTTGATCGTCATTGCCGCCACGCCGATCAAGTCCCTGCTGCTGATTGTCCTGGGTTATCTGGAACAGAACCTGGCCGCACGCACGGAAACCAACCTGGACAACATCGTCATCGATTTGCTCAACAAATTTTCCGGGGCCATCGTCTATGCAACGGCCGTGGTCATCGCCCTTGACGTCATGGGTGTCAACGTCATGCCGTTTATTGCCGGTGCCGGGGTCATGGGCGTCGCCGTCGGTTTTGCCGCCAAAGACACCCTCTCCAATCTCATTGCCGGGATTCTCCTGATCATCGACCGTCCCTTTGAAATCGGGGATCGCATCGAGGTATGGAGTGCACCGGCCGGAAGTGCCACATGGGGGGACGTGATCGATATCGGGTTGCGGGCGACACGGATCAAGACCACGGACAATATCGTGGTCATTATTCCCAACAACGAAATCATGACCCGGGACATTGTCAACTACACCATTCTCTCTTCGTCCATCCGTGTGCGTGTCAATATCGGTATTGCCTATGACGCGGACATTGCCAAAGCCAAACAACTGATCATCCGGGCGGCGCAAACGGCCGACTGGATCCTTGCCCATCCGGCCCCCAAGGTGGTCGTCCGAAATTTTGGCGACTCCTCCGTCGGCCTTCAGCTGCGGGTATGGATTCAGGATGCCCGCAAGCGCATGGACACCATCTCCCATGTGACGGACACGGTAAAGACCGTGTTTGATCAAAACGGCATTGAAATTCCCTACCCCAAACGGGACATCACCATTGTCCGACACCCGCCAGTCCCATCGCGACCGAAAAAAGATACGCCGGCCCCTTGA
- a CDS encoding PTS sugar transporter subunit IIA, with protein sequence MKLSMKTVAGALDLPVSTLERWIRQGRIPIQRSGRDVIFAQPALEKWAATHNLPFSLDETPPVHLLPAPLESLASAMQRGKVYHHVDGQDATSALKSAVACMDVLPSGIGEELFNKLIEREQLASTGIGNGIAIPHPRDPLSQPPGQAIISTCFLERPVDFNAIDDRPVFVLFLLISPTVKLHLHLLSRLSYCIRDREFVRFLKAQPEAAALFSRVSSAEMQLDDI encoded by the coding sequence ATGAAATTATCCATGAAAACGGTGGCCGGAGCACTGGATCTTCCGGTATCAACGCTGGAACGGTGGATTCGCCAGGGAAGAATTCCCATTCAGCGTAGCGGCAGGGATGTGATTTTCGCCCAGCCCGCGCTGGAGAAATGGGCGGCCACCCACAACCTGCCTTTTTCCCTGGATGAAACGCCGCCGGTCCATCTGCTCCCGGCACCCCTTGAATCCCTGGCGTCGGCCATGCAACGGGGCAAGGTCTATCATCACGTGGACGGACAAGATGCCACCAGCGCCCTTAAATCGGCTGTCGCTTGTATGGACGTTCTCCCGTCCGGCATAGGAGAAGAACTATTCAACAAGCTGATCGAACGGGAGCAGTTGGCCTCCACCGGCATCGGCAACGGGATTGCCATCCCCCATCCCCGGGACCCGCTTTCCCAGCCGCCTGGGCAGGCAATCATCAGCACCTGTTTTCTGGAACGTCCGGTTGATTTCAACGCCATCGATGATCGGCCGGTATTTGTCCTCTTCCTGCTGATCAGCCCGACAGTCAAGCTCCACCTGCATCTGCTCTCCAGGCTGTCCTATTGTATCCGGGACAGGGAATTCGTGCGGTTTTTAAAGGCCCAGCCCGAAGCGGCAGCGCTTTTCTCCCGGGTTTCATCCGCTGAAATGCAGTTGGACGACATCTGA
- a CDS encoding chloride channel protein, producing the protein MLKYPGNWSLFRSDDRLLLIVFAVIVGICSGIAALLLNRGLESMLEWLHHYRIYWWAVFLPGVGAALSSLFLDKIVNEGAGHGVPEVIYAVSRYGGLLRLRSSFSRLISSCLTIGSGGSAGPEAPVVMSGAAIGSNIAQAFSLNDRQRVALVGCGAAGAIAAIFNAPISGMVFAVEVVLGEWSTMNIIPIAIAAVAGTEISRMLKGNQIVFAHRDFNIQFNDILACVGLAIFCAVASILLTRVLRTLHHASTHVSVPVWVRAFMGGSMVGCIGYFLPYVLGEGYHSIRSAIEGGFPAGLLLVTGITLVKIVVTSLTLGWGGSGGIFAPCLVIGAFVGLSFHRLIATIWPSVLWVNEGCFALLGMAGLISGILQAPLTGIFLIIEITGGYEVILPLIVVSAIATTLCHYIEPASFYLKDLVEQGQLLRPGTDARVLTDLSIEELLETDCISVHPDMRLAEFIDIVKASHRNYFPVEDRRNGRFLGMIQLDDIRPYLFDSAMHHAVLTGQLMNTRIKTASLYDDLADVLQKMDDGRFFSMPVVSDGRFQGMISKATLLDRYRKELMVQTGRT; encoded by the coding sequence ATGCTGAAATACCCCGGCAATTGGTCCCTGTTCAGATCGGACGACCGTTTGCTGCTGATTGTCTTCGCCGTGATTGTCGGTATTTGCAGCGGTATCGCGGCCCTTTTGTTGAATCGCGGCCTGGAATCGATGCTCGAGTGGCTGCACCATTATCGGATTTACTGGTGGGCGGTTTTCCTTCCTGGTGTCGGTGCCGCCCTCTCGTCCCTGTTTCTCGATAAAATCGTCAACGAAGGCGCCGGCCACGGCGTACCTGAAGTCATTTACGCGGTCTCCCGTTATGGGGGGCTTTTGCGCCTGCGATCCAGTTTCTCAAGGCTGATCTCAAGCTGCCTGACCATCGGTAGCGGTGGATCGGCCGGCCCCGAAGCGCCCGTTGTGATGAGCGGTGCCGCCATCGGGTCGAACATCGCCCAGGCCTTCTCCCTTAACGATCGCCAACGGGTTGCCCTGGTGGGTTGTGGTGCGGCCGGCGCTATTGCAGCCATCTTCAATGCCCCGATTTCAGGGATGGTCTTCGCCGTCGAAGTGGTTCTCGGCGAGTGGAGCACCATGAACATTATCCCCATCGCCATCGCCGCCGTGGCCGGCACGGAAATCAGCCGGATGCTCAAGGGCAACCAGATTGTTTTCGCCCACCGGGATTTCAATATCCAGTTCAATGATATCCTGGCCTGCGTGGGCCTGGCCATTTTCTGTGCCGTGGCCTCCATCCTCCTGACCCGCGTCCTGCGCACCCTGCATCATGCGTCAACACACGTTTCCGTACCGGTATGGGTACGTGCATTCATGGGCGGCAGCATGGTCGGCTGCATCGGCTATTTTCTGCCCTACGTCCTCGGCGAAGGTTACCACTCCATCCGCTCGGCCATTGAGGGCGGCTTTCCGGCCGGGTTGTTGCTGGTCACGGGCATTACCCTGGTGAAAATCGTTGTCACCTCCCTAACCCTGGGATGGGGCGGATCCGGCGGCATTTTCGCCCCCTGCCTGGTAATCGGTGCATTCGTGGGCCTCAGTTTTCATCGCCTGATCGCAACGATCTGGCCGTCGGTTCTCTGGGTCAACGAAGGCTGCTTTGCCCTTCTCGGCATGGCCGGCCTGATCAGCGGCATTCTGCAGGCACCGCTGACCGGTATTTTTCTGATTATCGAAATCACCGGCGGTTATGAAGTCATTCTGCCGCTGATCGTCGTCTCGGCCATCGCCACCACCCTCTGCCATTATATTGAACCGGCATCCTTCTATCTGAAAGATCTCGTGGAGCAGGGTCAGTTGCTGCGCCCGGGAACCGATGCCCGGGTATTGACCGACCTGAGCATCGAGGAACTTCTCGAGACCGATTGCATCAGTGTCCATCCCGATATGCGCCTAGCCGAATTCATCGACATTGTCAAAGCCTCCCACCGCAATTACTTTCCCGTGGAAGACCGGCGCAACGGCAGATTTCTTGGAATGATCCAACTAGATGATATCCGCCCCTACCTGTTCGATTCGGCCATGCACCACGCCGTGCTGACCGGCCAGTTGATGAATACCCGGATAAAAACCGCGTCCTTGTACGACGATTTGGCCGACGTCCTTCAGAAAATGGACGACGGCCGGTTTTTCAGCATGCCGGTGGTGTCGGACGGGCGCTTCCAGGGGATGATTTCCAAAGCCACACTGCTGGATCGCTACCGCAAAGAACTGATGGTCCAGACCGGCCGAACGTAA
- a CDS encoding universal stress protein: MAQKLFHIFRNTPLGRETLLQSIYFCQKMGVLPTVYIPESTKFLMYFENDVVQVDLDPSYLTDPKTAIAHASDLLEAVKIRPEFFTPKNYTASTLPDIPTSFEFMCCPRSISDLSSKIGLGYIGPRVRRIIQSARFPVLITSPVYKPWQSVAVFFGGSTNAVNALRLGIRIANRTGLGLNLYTQVGKQPADAYRRIVRKEDLSVPLNNVLGDWTFFEKGRFEDNLFSVPHDALVVLGAYGHGIIRDIMFGSMMEKIQSTISNNLLIAGPKYTVAG, encoded by the coding sequence ATGGCACAAAAACTCTTTCACATATTCCGGAATACGCCACTGGGTCGCGAAACCCTGCTTCAGTCCATCTATTTCTGCCAAAAGATGGGCGTACTCCCCACGGTTTACATCCCTGAATCAACCAAGTTTTTGATGTATTTCGAAAATGACGTGGTTCAGGTGGATCTGGATCCGTCCTACCTCACGGACCCCAAGACGGCCATCGCCCACGCCTCCGATCTGCTGGAAGCGGTCAAGATCAGGCCTGAATTTTTCACCCCGAAGAACTATACGGCGTCGACGCTCCCCGACATTCCCACCAGTTTCGAGTTCATGTGTTGCCCGCGGAGCATCAGCGATCTCTCTTCAAAAATCGGTTTGGGCTATATCGGACCAAGGGTCCGGCGGATCATCCAATCGGCCCGTTTCCCGGTCCTCATTACCAGCCCGGTGTACAAGCCCTGGCAGAGTGTCGCCGTTTTCTTCGGCGGTTCGACCAACGCTGTCAACGCCCTGCGTCTGGGCATCCGCATAGCAAATAGAACCGGCCTCGGCCTGAACCTTTACACCCAGGTTGGAAAACAGCCGGCCGATGCCTATCGGCGCATCGTCCGGAAGGAGGATCTGTCAGTACCGCTGAACAATGTCCTCGGTGACTGGACCTTTTTTGAAAAAGGCCGTTTCGAAGACAATTTATTCAGTGTGCCCCACGATGCGCTGGTCGTGCTCGGCGCCTACGGCCACGGAATTATCCGGGATATCATGTTCGGCAGCATGATGGAGAAAATTCAATCCACCATCTCCAACAACCTGTTGATCGCCGGCCCCAAATACACGGTTGCCGGCTGA